The window aaaaaataaaaaacaagtcGTATATATGTAACATTGGTATAGGTTGGATGTAATTTGGGGAAAAAAGTATGTCACGGATCAAAATGTTATAGCTAGTCGCAAGATCTTGGATATGAagtgaaaccaacaaaatctaaaatgttCACATGTGTGTAAACAGAAGAAATATTGTCTGAAATTTCcggttttatttttgtactttACGTGTTCTAAGTAGACTCgaaaactttaattatttacGTGTTAACATTATACTAATGTTTGCTCTAGATCACAAATCAATTAAtcgaaaataaatataatctattttaTATGATCTATCATATAGAAGGTTCAATGTAAATAAAAGTAGAACAAACACATTTGATGTATTCAGTTCCATTAGATGGAGCTCTTACTCCTAGGCCTCTACTTGATGAGTTCAGCGACAATTGTTGTGGTCatttataatagatatatttgttTAGACGAAGCCAAAGCCCATTATCAGCCCAGTTAAAAAGTGTTGGTTTAGCAGATTAAGATTACTCCGAATGGTTTGAGCTCCATGCTAATTCCGAACAACGCCGGCACCCTCCGCGGTTATCGGCGGCATGGAGATTCACGGCGTTATAGTTGATCTTAGTGCTCTGTCCGATGTGTTTATGGAGACTGTTCTGATGGAAATGTTGAAATTTTGTGGTCGAAAGATCCGATGAAATGACCACAAGCTATTGTatgatcaaaattttgaaaactttagtTAGAAGTTATTTTGTCTCTTTGTAGATGCTTAGCTTAGAAAATGTATGAAATCGAGAGGACTTCATTAGTGTGTAAGCATCTACAAGAAGCGTTAAAAGCGTTTTAGGAGATGAAGAATGTGATAGTTTGTGTGGAGCCAGAGAAAGGTTAATTAAAGAACTTGTCAATGAGTATAGAATATCTTGGACGACCAACATActttaaaatgtcattaaactCTTGCAGCGTTACATATATAGCTTGCGACCCAAATGGATAGAGTATTCAAAATCACGAGTTCGATTACTAATTTAGCATGTTATATGGTCTCTCATCTCTGACTGAAAAAGGTTATAGAAGTACGTCTTGGTTACCAAGCAAATAACATAACATGAATTCAAGATTCCTCATGGGATAGTTTTGGCCATGTTAATCAAATGACTAAAGAGATCGAACTAGGTGGAAACTAAATGACAAGACTGTGGGAAATTAATTGATTAGTTTAGTTATAGCATCACCGACCATCATTTATgacattaaacaaaacaaaacaaagtagcatcaaatattatacattaattaattagcgaaaaatagaaaaatggttTAGTACAACTTGGTGGTGTTAGATCTACCAAACTTCTTGGACGCAGAGGAAGTCGTCAAGTCACCGGACCTCCTCCGTAGCATCTGCCTCATACCGTCGGCGACATGAACCGCGGGGTTATCTTTTTTAAACTTGCCACAAAACGACACGTGAGCCTTAACGGCTTCATCAACTGTGGTCATCTTCTGGCGGCTCACTTCGTCCCTCACGGCCTCGGAGCAAAGACCACAGAGCCATTTGTTGTCGAAGTTAGATTTGACCGCACTAATGTAGTCTTGTGTGCAGTCTTCCATTAACCCACAACACTCACATCTCACAGATTCTATCTCCattcttcaccaaaaaaataaaagaaaaaagcctATGAGCTTTCAATATggcaaacaaaacaagaagattgttttttttttttttttgggtgatgGAGAATGGTTTTGTGTTGTGGGTATTGCTTTATATGTTGCAATCTTTGGCCGGCTCTCGACACTTGCAACAATTAATATTATAGTCTAGAGCGAGCGATGCGTATAATTGGGCAGATCATATAGTAATAAATCTAACGGTTACGTACATTGGTTTTATATTTGGATAGTGACAAAACGAAATATCACAAATTACAAGTGATGATCGTATATATTAAAGTTTTGACTAATCAAAGCTTAAAagtaatattagtttttttatgtataatgtatatgaaaatattaatatagtctAGAAACTGTATGAATCATTGAATCTATATGTGTAGATTTCTAATCAATCACCGTTGTTGTCAGATAAATTTATCGTGGGTTCAGTAACCAATTGCGTAGCCATGTTCGGACATTATTATGGTGCGATCTAAATGGCAATAGAGGAAATAACATTTTGGCGAAAACTCTGTGggcgttttttaaaaaacttcaaatctgtttacaattttacatttttgtctatattttgttaacaaaaaaaattttttttgtctgttttaaaaaataataattataagcaatgttattggtttataaaatcAGTAAACACTAccagaaaactataaaatatgaaagaagaattaaaatattaacaaattgaaaataaaaaagagagagggtagAGAGAGAGGAGTTGCCATAATTTGCTCCATGTTCTAAGGGACATGGGAAGGTGGAAATAGAGACAAAGGTGGTTGGATATAGAAGGGTCCATCACCTACCCAATTATAACACacttctctcaatctcttcaagAATTGTTGTATCCACACCACACACAAATACATATGATCCTTACcattatctatctatatataaacaacacacagatatatatatatatatatatatacatgaaataTATTcttcatatatgcttttatcaAATTAGTTTCTTGCTgttagtacaaaaaaaaaaaaaagtttcttgcTGTATCGTCTATTATCCAAAGCAGAATTTGTTAGGGTTATGACTAGTAAGCNtttttttttttttttttttttgcttataaatCAGTAAGCAGCTTGGAGTTTTATCATTTTGTAAACGTACCTGAATAATATGGGCAGTCTTctaaaatgcatatatatatatatatatacatcttaatTAGTGGGAAATAACCGTAACGCTCTTAAACATTCAAGATGAGTCGGGTTAATGATCCAAACACACTCGTCCCCAAAAGAAGGAACAATAATTAAGGGCTATGAGTCTTCTAGCTACAATAATGTTGTAGTATCGTTACTATATGTCAAAGCAAAGTTGTTACAAAAATCgaagaaaaagttaaataaagTTAATTTACCTATTTTCCTCCCACTTTTTCgaatttatcattattttagGCCAGAAAAACGTAGCgaacttaatttataatttgttgAATACTAAATAGTTTCTAATCTTAAGTTAAACAATAtgataattagaaaaatatatacacaagtTGGTCTGTGGTTAAAGGTTTTGTCGTCTtggagagtagagagagagatatataatttattcaaCAGCATGCTAGCTCTCGAGGCATAAACTCTGTGGGCGGTTAAAGTTTTTgttgtaataaataaaagaaacaaatagaaAGAGATATTGAATGCAATTTAGTAGAGTTAGTTAATTTCAGTTACCCTATTTGTCATGTCTTCTCTCGACAGTTGCTTGACTAAGCTTGTGACTGTCTTTCAGAGTTTCAGCCATAGATTTGTCTATATTTGCCATGTCATCATGCATTACACATCACatatataagtatgcaattcttttaatttcttaattaatatgCTTGCTAACATCATTAATACTTACATATATAATGGTATCATGTTACGAAAATTCATGTAGCTGCTTGTGGCTTCATAAGAGCGGATAAACACATCATACATGCAagtctataaataaaataaaatatttccatcaagaaacaaacaaaacatatttaagaAACAAGTTGGGCAATTGTTTggctttaaaaaatataaagcaTTTGTGAATATGATGCAACAAGAAGAGTTACAAAGACATGAGCATGAGCGTTACTTCCGACGTTGTCTTGCAATAATGctgacaactttttttttccattgactACTTTTCTGaatcatattttctttaagggctttgtttttttatatactatgtACATAaaggtataaaaaaaacatatgaacgTTTCATTAAGTGGTTGAACAAAGGATTAAAAGTTTTTTAGGCTTGAAACTCAAAAGTATGTTCAGCTTCTTCGGTTATAAAACGTTAATCGTGCTCCGATTTAGTTCAATTATATTGGATATCTAAGTTTGACTATATTGAAAATAGTaattaaactaattatttaTATCATGTAAATACTTTTTAATGAAACAAGATGCAATATAGatgataaaagagaaaaataaaactaaattggTTTATTAGTTGAAATCGGTAAAAAATTAAGTTGCAACTCGAGTcatgattattttttgtaatattaactACCAAgatattttgagaatttgagtttaaATCCGTATATTCTCTCAGTAGTTCAAGAGACTATaacattttatatgatttcTTCCTAAATGTCTCTCATTCCAACCCTAATATTAAGCTAGGTTTTGACTTAAACAGATGGCACGATCATCAATGGATTAGccttacaaacaaacaaatagatCTGAAAATATAAATGCTCAGTGCAATTACTATATAGTAGAGAATCGCGAGTGACTAGGATCGGATAGTGGGAGCTCTAGCCTCTATGAAGATATTTTGTTTCAAGCAGCGAGTTAAACACTCTTCAATATTAGGTTTTGAGTTCAGCTACGAGTTAGTGGGTCATGTAGTTTCGTTCTCGCTAAAAATCGTAAATGGTGTGGACCTTAAATGTAATTAACAAAACATTAGATTTTGCATCATGTACTCATTTTTTGCCCCCATGCTTGgacttttgtctctctttttcttcattgcTTTCTTTGTCAATGATGTGCTCTTATTACATCACTTGAAGGAAAAGTATACCACCAATCATTATGTGGATAAATTTTACATATCTGTAGCCATGTCGCGTGTGGGTTTGGTTTCGAGTTACTTTCAAGAATCATGTCGCTAACTAAGTAACTATTATTTCaatatacataataataatatcggTCTATAGGAGTTTTACTTTACACGCATAACAAAAACGGAATATTAGTAATTGATCGTTAACAAAGATGTTTTTGTAATATCTAGCTAATTGAAAGCTATGAAAATTATCCATGGTTGACTCATAAAATGGATTTTACAATGTCACGAATTGACAGTTTAGAACCTTTtagtagtaatatttttttcagaaaaaaaataaccttTTAGCTAGTAAAAATgcaacaattattattttcgtCCAGAATGAAACTAAGTACAAGCGGCAACAAATATCGCACATAGTTCAATAAACATGCTAATAGAAATTCTATGAAAATTCTACTTTAGCATAGAACTTATATGTTGCTGCTTGcacttataaattaaaaatggaTGCGCTAACATATAAGTTCAGTGAAAACGTGGGTTTTATGATGATAAcaacaactgatttttatagtAAGCCAGCCAAATGCACATAATAATTTATTGACGAGAAGGGTTGGAGCTAATCAAAGCAATCTATAATGggattggttgtggatttgtggTGGCAACATAAATAAACTTAACTGGATTAGGAGTATGTGGCATAAGaatttctttttccaaaatGGCCCCAATATTTTAAATCTGTTCATAATTAAGAACATCATTAGTATTCAGTTGACTAAATTAAACTTTCAAACTTGACGCATTTCAACCACTCTACGTGAGTCATATAATGATAAATTCTCATCCACTACATCcatctttgcttttgtttgacaaaaaaaactaccatATAACATAGTTGCCTGCCTTGGCCAAGTTGGTCTTTCTTACATATATTCTCCTAAAACTTAATAGTATGATCAATCTCAATAATTGAAgaacaaataattaaagaatTGAAAAGATTGCAAATGATTATAAATTTGGCCAAGATAAATGATGGTCTAGTAAAGTCAtattaattacattaaaaaacaaaaggcaaAATCAGTACACTATAGTAGCATGTTACATactgtatacttttttttttttctctctcttctgcaAAAAAATGTATCGGAGCATAGAACCATATGTCCGTCAACTTTTCCCTCAAACAAATTTATTCCACACTGATCGTTTGATCCACACCCATAATCGATTCTTCACTGATGACTTTTTTTGGGGTTTAATGTTACattgtgtgtgtatgtatgttATCCTGTTTACCATGAATTGCAACCAATTATAAGCGAATATATTATGAATCTTGTGAATGAAACAAGAGTCAGCAATAGTTGCCATGTGTGCATATGAGACCAACGATGTTGTAGTAAAGAGCCATACCTATATGCATGTGGGGGTACCTATATAATAAACCCAActagataattaaaaaaataaaatagaagtatTACCATAGAACTGATCATACAGggaatatataaatttatatttttagattattttgtgTGTGACTAGTAAAAATAGACATAAAGCCAAAATTGGTATAAGTAGAAGAATTGATTGGTGGATACAAGAACAGGTTTCATATGTCTCGTTGGGTTCTGTTCAACCTCTCCACCTTGCAGTGCTTAATTGTCCTACCTATCACATGTCTCATTCATGTATGTCCTAAAAtggataataataattaacattgTGGGATATctttataacaaacaaacaatggtAAAATAACATACATATCCCTTTGTCACATTATGTAAGATATGTTAGAagtctctttttgtttcattttattagaatttttttgcATTACTGaaattaatttgatgttttatgaCTCTTACTTTTCAGTAATTGGAGATCTCCTCTTATTCtcctagttatatatatatatatatatatatatatatatatatatgttcgcGTTAGGTATACTAATTGCGTACAAATGATCAAACTGTTCACGCATAAGCATGCATGTGCTTTGATTAACACAATGACGCTTTGACAAAATTGGCGGAGTAGGGAAGAGTTTACGTATTCAACTAATTGAGATCATCTTAAcactataaaaagaaaaaaataactggAATTGAACcatatttatttcctttttgtttgttcattttTATGAAGTAGAAGATTCAGTTAAAGGTCGCACGTAATTAAgtgataaccaaaaaaaaaattcacgtGTACATACATGTTTACATGTGGGTTTGTCTTTGTTTGTATGTCTTATGTGCTCGAACCCTCGAGTTTCTTTATTTAAACTTATTTGAAATGCTTAAAAAATATGGTGTCGTCCATTCAAAATACGTAATATGCAAAATTTCCACTTAAATAGCGGACGTTTGCTTAGGATTAATCATGTATAACCTGATAATAGTATAATGCTATAAAGAATGACATCGCTTTTGTAAAATCTTATCTCTAGATCTCTCTGGGGCATTTCATACTTTCTCGGGGTTAAACAAGCTTTCATCTGAAGATTTTATGGACGcgaaataaaatcatataggTCAAATTAACTAATCCACGACACGTACGCGATGAGCCTAGTCAAAGATTATAGTGAAAATGAGTTAAATAAGACGGGGAGGTTTTGCTAGGGGCAAGGTAGCGATGAGAGTTGAAGAAATTTGAGTATCATTTGTAAGATATGATAAATCTATTCAGTTTCTAGTTTCTACCTAGTGGATTGTTCAACCCGAACCGTAATGAAATCTATTGCCAACCTCAAAATCAAATAGAATAAATTGTCAAACAAAGAATTTTATTTGGCACACTACGTGTCCTTGACCAATCAAGCCGCCACTCGTAGGACCATATGCTGACTTCAAAGTTGGATTTTGTAAGACTCATGGGTCCGACGTTTCTAAACATATAACAAGCAACAACTAACAAgtgttattttgtgtgtgtaaataatactaatatcgTATGTTTTAAGTGCGTGGAAACATAATAAAGGAAGTGTCAGTAGTAACCATACCATATTGCTTAGCTTCAAGCCTTCAAAAGTTCAAataattacaacaacaaaaaaaaacattgtatatTTTCATGCTACAACCATTCGCAAAGGAGGCCGCCGCAGATTAGCAGTATCCTCATTGTACATGTTCAGTATGTTGATATAAAATTGTATTGTAATGGTAATAGTTTCATATTAACATTATATACTTCTCACTTGTCAGTGTGTAGTTAGGCAACCAAAGCCCATACTCGTAATCAGATTCGGTTTTAGTACGGTTTGTTTGCGGATTAAACCAGACCAACAagtgtaaaattattattaaaccaCGATTCGGTTTAATAGTGGCTCGGGCTTTAGTTTAATCAATATAGAACCCAATCATAATTGGTCCATGATCCAGAATGGTAATACCCTGATCCTTAACGGGCTTcgactttttaattttttaacttcttccttctttttttttgtcaactaatttcaactttacttcttttttctttgataaataaAGTAGAGAGTTGTTAGACTAGAAACTTTCAAAGGTTAAGTTCACCCTAAATATCATttcttggaagaaaaaaaaaaaaaaaaaaattcagcgtTTTGTTTTATACTATAATTCTTGTACAATTTGTTTCCAATAATTCTTGtacaatttgttttatataccATGTGCTtgtgatacatatatataagattcaaaTCACTTacttctatttctttcttttattaattgtcTTAAagtacaaaatacaaataattcaGTCATATTTCAACAGTCAAAACTCATCaacttttacaattattttcttaaataaaattcGATATTACTTCATTTAAGATAGTCAAGAAAGACTGTTAAGTTATCAGGATTTTGATGTATCAGATACTAAAATGAAAGGCTAGTTTATATAATGGTGATAATAATTATTGTCATttagagaaagaacaaaaaaaagaaggtgaaAACTCATATACATGTAGAGCTTCACGATCAAGAACGACGTATCTTTGCAACTGTCTTTTACATTTGAATTTTTCATTTCATGTGTTAATTAGATTCGTATTTTGTGATATTAGCCAATAGCCACAAATGTTAGTATGGAGTGCAGCAAAAAAGATTCATGATATTCAAAACCTCCATAAAAATTTAAGCTAAGCTCATGTTTAGAGTTTTCTGTCTTAACACATCTCAAATGGAACTTGCTACATTTATAATTGTGATCTCTACTGTTATTATTAAAGTATATGATTATGCATGTAGACACATAATACACATAGATACAATGAAGATACCAAACTCTCTCTGctcccaaccaaaaaaaaaaaagcaactaaacaaaattgaaaattcataTCTAAACATTTTATTGATTATTAGTCATTACGTCATTATTATcatactctctctttttttttctttttttttatatatttaattatcattttcatcagACATCATCTCCAAGGCTCTGCACTCACTGCTACAGAAGGCTCTATCTCCCCTGcaattaaaatcatcaaaatcaccaAATTGATTAGCcaaccaaaaattagaaaaagtttCACataatttgttatgtttttaaaaaatttaaaaaaaaatgaaaaggcCAAACCAAACCTGTACATGAAAATGTCATCACGAGGACCAAGACTCTTCTTACAGTTACAGCAACTACTGAGAAAGCTGTCGGGTGGGGAACAATCCGAATCCGATTCGTTAACCGGGTCGGAGCTTCGAAAGAACACGACGCCCGGTTGGCTCTCCACGATGCAGTTATCGAATATATGAATGGTTCTCGGGTTAGGCCCGTGACAGGTCACGCATGTGTAATCCTCCGATAGCTCCATATCGCTGGCGGAGAAGTAGCCGGAGAATACCCGGGGAGACCCGAGACCTGACCCGGAAGTTGGTTTCATCGTTGTCGACTCCGGTTGAGAGTTCCTCGTTTTGATCCCGAAGTCCGACGAGGAGCGTGGAGAATCCGGGACCCGGATCCGAAGCTGTGACCCGAATAGGATTGTTCCGGAGCCAGGTTCGGAGTTTTCGTCTTGGATGAGAGAGTCGACGATGGCGAGTCCGATTCTTCTGGGTTCGGGTTTGAGATGGGTTTCTTGGAGTTTCGGGTTGTCGGATCCGAACGGGTTTTTCAAAACGGAGAAAGGTTTGTTGTCGAGGATCGAAGTCGGGCTCGCGACGGCGTCGTTTTCAGTGAAGCTTTTGAAGCTACTGAAAGCTGTGAAGAGCCTTGGAAACGGCGTcggtttactctgtttttgattCGTCTGGTTCTGGTTTGTTTCCGCCATTAAAGCTTGCTTgcttcttgatctcttctttagCATAACTCACTTCTCAATTAcaccacacaacaacaacaacaacaacaaaaatcacaactttataactaaattaagcataaaaatcataattttgtaACTCAATTAAGCATAAAAATCACAACTTTATAACTCAATTAAGCATAAAAATCACAACTTCATAACTCAATTAAgcataaaaatcataattttgtaGCTCACTAAGcataaaaatcataactttatAACTCAATTATgcaaacaaaaatcacaacttCATTAACTCAATTATGCAAACAAAAACCGTAACTTTGTAACTCAACTAGGCAAAAGAACATAACTCTTGAACTCAATTGAACTAACCTGGAAGATTGTGGAAGTTTTTACAGAGAAAGATGAAGCTTAATGCAATTCTGTTGCCTCCATGATGATTTGGTAAGAAAATGAAAGTGTCACAAAGAGAAActaaaatcagaaagaaaaaaatattataaaaaagaaaaaagtaactgaaaagatttttataattgtttgtaACTCCCGAGTTTCTCGCACTTTCTTgctaaaacttttttattttaattttctctcgTGTGTAAACAACATGAAACGTTACACTAGagattggagaaagaagaagaaagaaacaaacaaaagcaagAATTATTGATccgtttgtttttgtaattttgtttgctttttaaaactattttgtgtgtgtgtgtgtgtgtgggtttGTGTTGTTGTAGTAGTGGGGTTATAGTTTCGATGAactgagaaaagaagaaaattataaaacagcAGCCCCACTGATTCTCTTCTCTACCATATCCTCAAAATTCGCCATGAAGTTTCATagcagaagaaacagagagagcaCTAACGAGACACACTCACCCACTAACTTAGCTCTTTGtatgaaattaataatatatatatatactaattaatatacACACAGTTTTGCATTTACATCAGTCTGTATAATTCTGTGTATAAGTAATCATATATAGAGAGTGAGAGATTGTTTTTGAAGAATCAGTGGGTGCAGATATAAAACCACTCgaagcttttttatttatttagcaGTGGAACTACCTAAATtcgattatttattttgtcttttattcttttctgatttattgtttgtttgcttttggGTATGCCAAGGAACCACTCACGTCGTTTTCTACTGACCCTTTcgtcttttatattttcttttggat is drawn from Camelina sativa cultivar DH55 chromosome 1, Cs, whole genome shotgun sequence and contains these coding sequences:
- the LOC104787578 gene encoding protein MARD1-like translates to MLKKRSRSKQALMAETNQNQTNQKQSKPTPFPRLFTAFSSFKSFTENDAVASPTSILDNKPFSVLKNPFGSDNPKLQETHLKPEPRRIGLAIVDSLIQDENSEPGSGTILFGSQLRIRVPDSPRSSSDFGIKTRNSQPESTTMKPTSGSGLGSPRVFSGYFSASDMELSEDYTCVTCHGPNPRTIHIFDNCIVESQPGVVFFRSSDPVNESDSDCSPPDSFLSSCCNCKKSLGPRDDIFMYRGDRAFCSSECRALEMMSDENDN
- the LOC104787569 gene encoding uncharacterized protein LOC104787569; translation: MEIESVRCECCGLMEDCTQDYISAVKSNFDNKWLCGLCSEAVRDEVSRQKMTTVDEAVKAHVSFCGKFKKDNPAVHVADGMRQMLRRRSGDLTTSSASKKFGRSNTTKLY